The Pyrus communis chromosome 2, drPyrComm1.1, whole genome shotgun sequence genome includes a window with the following:
- the LOC137726333 gene encoding uncharacterized protein encodes MSLILRLRNHLPNGICGRPFISSLGALNPGSLNGFCRNFGQPARQEEEEEEEVEIDQRRLPADYDPATFDPTEHRSPPTDRVFRLVDEISSLTLVEVAELGSILMRKKGMTEPPVVGVMKPGAAGIGLATKGPLAAKEEKKPEKTVFELKLESFEAASKIKLIKEVRSFTDLGLKEAKDLVEKAPSVLKTGVSKEEGEQLIEKLKALGAKVSLE; translated from the coding sequence ATGAGTTTGATCTTGAGATTACGGAATCATTTGCCTAATGGGATTTGCGGAAGACCCTTTATTTCTTCCCTTGGAGCACTGAATCCTGGTAGCTTAAATGGGTTTTGTCGAAACTTTGGTCAACCTGCAAggcaagaagaggaagaggaggaagaggtggAGATTGACCAAAGGAGACTCCCTGCTGATTATGATCCAGCAACATTTGATCCCACAGAGCATCGTAGTCCTCCAACTGATCGGGTTTTTAGGCTCGTAGATGAAATATCATCACTCACACTGGTTGAAGTTGCTGAGCTGGGTTCCATTTTGATGAGAAAAAAGGGAATGACGGAACCACCAGTTGTAGGAGTCATGAAGCCGGGAGCTGCTGGAATAGGATTGGCGACTAAGGGACCGTTGGCAGCTAAGGAGGAGAAGAAACCAGAAAAGACTGTATTCGAATTGAAATTGGAGTCATTTGAGGCTGcttcaaaaataaaactgaTCAAGGAGGTAAGGAGCTTCACCGACTTGGGACTCAAGGAAGCAAAGGATTTAGTGGAGAAGGCGCCATCGGTGCTAAAGACAGGAGTGTCAAAGGAAGAAGGAGAGCAACTAATAGAGAAGCTGAAAGCTCTTGGCGCAAAAGTTTCtcttgaatga
- the LOC137724664 gene encoding serpin-ZX-like, with translation MFGDQSSSSPYVTPSSTAAFGPPSSTPALGTPPSTPAMGTPSGNSAFRQPSSTLAFGPPSWNPGFGPSSWNPALGPPSWNPGFGPPSWNPALRPPSSTPNLGTPSWNPAAFGQPSWNPSFVTPWTPAFVTPSTFQQQTPLFNFQQPHSPSAFEFEFESYMPLFEEPTPFPDFDLMTEIDHVSLPFSLPCRKIPFSLPNRDIKSTKESISNLTDVSLKITKHLLTTEGKDKNMVYSPLSIQIVMWLLTAGSKGPTKGQLLSFLKSKSVDELNSLATHLVPLVFADGSPRGGPCLSFANGLWVKESLSIKPSFKEVVDASYKADINHVSFQNPEKVRLEVNLWAEKATKGLITEALPPGLVDKKTILIFSNALYFKGLWTNKFNASNTREDFFRLLNGHYVKAQFMRSYEAQFVEAFDGFKVAKLPYKQGEDKERQFSMYFLLPHARNGLPALVERVCSEPGFLDRHRPARQVPVGAFKIPRFKITSGFKASDILQDLGLVLPFTDGLTEMVESDIIKGKIFHISFIEVEEEGTKAAAVSTFVGCSGASARPIVPIKKINFVADHPFLFFIREERTETVMFIGQVLNPLKE, from the exons ATGTTCGGAGATCAATCTTCGTCGTCCCCATACGTGACGCCTTCGTCGACCGCAGCCTTCGGGCCGCCGTCTTCAACCCCAGCCTTGGGAACGCCGCCGTCAACCCCAGCCATGGGAACGCCGTCTGGGAACTCAGCCTTCAGGCAGCCGTCGTCGACCCTAGCCTTCGGTCCGCCATCTTGGAACCCAGGCTTCGGGCCGTCGTCTTGGAACCCAGCCTTGGGGCCGCCGTCTTGGAACCCAGGCTTCGGACCGCCGTCTTGGAACCCAGCCTTGAGGCCGCCTTCGTCGACCCCAAATTTGGGGACGCCGTCTTGGAACCCAGCTGCCTTCGGGCAGCCGTCTTGGAACCCCTCCTTCGTCACTCCTTGGACCCCGGCATTCGTAACTCCGTCGACGTTTCAGCAGCAGACGCCGTTGTTTAACTTCCAGCAGCCTCATTCTCCTAGCGCCTTCGAATTTGAATTTGAGAGTTATATGCCGTTGTTTGAAGAGCCGACACCCTTCCCTGACTTTGATTTGATGACCGAGATTGATCATgtttctctccccttctctctccccTGTCGCAAGATCCCCTTCTCTCTCCCCAATCGCGATATTAAA TCGACCAAAGAATCCATCAGCAACCTAACCGATGTGTCTCTAAAAATTACTAAGCATCTACTCACCACTGAAGGCAAAGACAAAAACATGGTGTATTCGCCGCTGTCCATTCAGATCGTCATGTGGCTGTTAACGGCCGGGTCAAAGGGTCCCACAAAGGGGCAGTTGCTCTCTTTCCTTAAGTCTAAGTCCGTCGACGAACTCAACTCCCTCGCAACCCATCTTGTTCCTCTGGTCTTCGCAGATGGATCCCCTAGAGGCGGTCCCTGCCTATCATTTGCCAATGGCCTTTGGGTTAAGGAGTCTCTCTCCATCAAACCTTCTTTCAAAGAGGTTGTGGACGCTTCTTACAAGGCAGATATAAATCATGTTAGTTTCCAAAACCCTGAAAAAGTGAGACTTGAAGTGAATTTATGGGCAGAAAAGGCAACGAAAGGTCTTATCACTGAGGCTCTTCCTCCTGGATTAGTTGACAAGAAAACCATTCttatattttcaaatgcctTATACTTCAAAGGCCTTTGGACCAACAAGTTCAATGCATCAAATACAAGAGAGGATTTTTTCCGCCTTCTCAACGGTCATTATGTTAAGGCACAGTTCATGAGAAGCTACGAGGCCCAGTTTGTAGAAGCCTTTGACGGCTTCAAAGTTGCAAAGCTCCCTTACAAACAAGGCGAAGACAAGGAGAGGCAGTTTTCTATGTACTTTTTACTTCCACATGCAAGAAATGGGCTGCCAGCTTTGGTTGAAAGAGTTTGTTCCGAGCCTGGTTTCTTAGATCGTCATCGCCCAGCAAGACAAGTCCCAGTTGGTGCCTTCAAAATCCCCAGGTTTAAGATTACCTCTGGCTTTAAAGCTTCCGATATTCTCCAGGATTTAGGACTGGTGTTGCCATTCACTGATGGTTTGACAGAGATGGTGGAGTCAGATATAATTAAGGGAAAGATATTTCATATATCTTTCATCGAAGTTGAAGAAGAAGGCACAAAAGCTGCAGCTGTTTCTACTTTTGTCGGTTGTTCAGGTGCATCGGCTAGaccgattgtaccgattaaaaAGATAAACTTCGTGGCTGATCACCCATTCCTCTTTTTTATTAGAGAGGAGAGGACTGAAACGGTTATGTTTATTGGTCAAGTGCTCAATCCTCTTAAAGAATGA
- the LOC137726332 gene encoding protein FAR-RED IMPAIRED RESPONSE 1-like → MGIDLERPSGECRKEGIRDHAIVKATNGPANDEEDTGQNENKVVARDEINLNSTKDLEPHDGMEFESKEDAFSFYREYAKSVGFAAVIKASRRSRVSGKFIDAKFACTRHGSKRESNTAEAPEYVSNPRESSICDSVKRKRGRSNRSWEKTDCKASMHVKRQDGRWIIRSFIKEHNHEIFPDEAYYFRGHRDLDLGRYDVDRLLAIRRRTKKMYVDMAKQSGGFKKLDNQKGGGTNQSLSRKHLSLEEGDAQVMLDYFLYMQDENPNFFYAVDLNEEQRLKNVFWVDAKGRLDYWNFSDVVFLDTAYIKNEYKLPFVPFIGVNHHFQFILLGCALLADESKSSYVWLIRAWLKAMGGRAPRVILSSRDKVLKEVITEVLPDSRHCFCLWHIFGKIPDKLGYVIRQHEKFMVKFNKCVFKSWTNEQFEKRWWKMVDRFNLRDDAWFQSLYEDRGQWIPTYMRDTFLAGMSTTQRLEGINCFFDKFMQRKTPLKEFLEQYKTILRERYEGEVKADLETWHKQPALRSPSPYGKQMATMYTHAVFKKFQVEVLGVVACHPKKETEDGVIKTFRVQDFVESQDFIVEWNEMTLDVSCLCRSFEFKGFLCRHVLIVLQMSGVHSIPSQYILKRWTKDAKNRQTMREGSDAAETRVQRYNDLCRRGFKLSDEGSLSQESYSIAFNALEEALRSCESINNSIQNVTEPISPKTHGPQGSEGENQGNNNIETNKKNGVSKKGQVHSEPEAITIGMQESWQQVAELTSRAPNFDGYYGSQQIVLGMGQLNTIPSSREEYHSNQLMPRLGLINSIVPIHDSHYMTEQRLHAVAQLHFRPQSIPSYFDIQDGLQDVDQSTVGTNQQHGLSSKHLHSKHPSHQ, encoded by the exons ATGGGGATAGATCTTGAACGGCCTTCGGGAGAATGCCGTAAGGAAGGTATTAGAGACCATGCCATTGTGAAAGCAACTAATGGTCCTGCAAATGATGAGGAGGATACAGGACAAAATGAAAACAAGGTGGTTGCCAGAGACGAAATCAATTTGAATTCTACAAAAGATTTAGAACCTCATGATGGAATGGAGTTTGAATCAAAGGAAGATGCATTTTCGTTCTATAGAGAATATGCCAAGTCTGTGGGGTTCGCTGCTGTAATAAAGGCCAGTCGTCGATCAAGAGTATCCGGAAAGTTTATTGATGCAAAATTTGCATGCACTAGACATGGGAGCAAACGAGAATCTAATACAGCTGAAGCACCAGAGTACGTTTCAAACCCCAGAGAATCTAGTATCTGTGACTCTGTTAAGAGAAAACGAGGTCGCTCTAACCGATCTTgggagaaaacagattgtaaagccTCCATGCATGTTAAGAGGCAAGATGGTAGATGGATTATTCGTAGTTTCATAAAAGAGCATAATCATGAAATTTTCCCTGATGAAGCCTATTATTTTCGGGGGCATAGGGATTTAGATCTTGGTAGATATGATGTTGATCGCTTACTTGCTATCCGGAGAAGAACAAAGAAGATGTATGTTGATATGGCCAAACAGTCCGGTGGCTTCAAGAAGTTAGATAATCAAAAAGGTGGTGGGACAAATCAATCACTGAGCAGGAAGCATTTATCTTTAGAGGAAGGAGATGCTCAAGTTATGCTTGACTACTTTCTGTATATGCAAGATGAGAATCCTAACTTCTTTTATGCAGTTGATCTGAATGAGGAGCAGCGTTTGAAGAATGTTTTCTGGGTTGATGCCAAAGGTAGACTTGATTATTGGAATTTTAGCGATGTAGTATTTCTTGATACCGCATATATCAAGAATGAATACAAATTGCCGTTTGTTCCCTTTATTGGGGTGAACCACCACTTTCAGTTCATTTTGCTTGGATGTGCTTTACTAGCTGATGAGAGTAAATCATCCTATGTCTGGCTGATACGGGCATGGCTAAAAGCAATGGGTGGACGTGCTCCAAGAGTAATACTTAGTAGCCGAGATAAAGTCCTGAAAGAAGTGATTACAGAGGTCCTTCCTGATTCTCgtcattgtttttgtttgtggcACATATTCGGCAAGATTCCTGATAAGCTTGGTTATGTGATTAGGCAACATGAAAAATTTATGGTTAAGTTTAACAAATGCGTTTTTAAGTCTTGGACAAATGAACAGTTTGAAAAAAGATGGTGGAAAATGGTTGATAGATTCAATTTAAGGGATGACGCATGGTTCCAATCATTGTATGAGGATCGTGGACAATGGATACCAACATACATGAGAGACACTTTTCTGGCGGGTATGTCTACAACCCAGCGGTTAGAAGGTATAAATTGTTTCTTCGACAAATTCATGCAGAGGAAAACTCCGTTgaaagaatttttagaacaatacAAAACAATCCTTCGAGAGAGGTATGAAGGGGAAGTAAAAGCTGATTTGGAAACATGGCATAAGCAACCAGCATTGAGATCTCCATCACCATATGGTAAACAAATGGCAACTATGTATACTCATGCGGTATTTAAGAAATTCCAAGTTGAGGTTTTGGGAGTAGTTGCTTGTCATCCAAAGAAAGAAACTGAAGACGGAGTAATCAAAACTTTCAGAGTTCAAGATTTTGTAGAGAGTCAAGATTTCATTGTGGAGTGGAACGAAATGACATTGGATGTATCCTGTTTATGCCGTTCGTTTGAATTCAAAGGTTTTCTTTGTAGACATGTGTTGATTGTACTGCAAATGTCTGGTGTACACAGTATTCCATCTCAGTATATATTAAAACGTTGGACGAAAGATGCAAAGAATAGGCAAACGATGAGAGAAGGGTCTGATGCAGCTGAGACTAGAGTTCAACGTTACAATGATCTATGCCGACGAGGCTTTAAATTGAGTGATGAAGGTTCTTTATCCCAAGAAAGTTACAGTATTGCGTTTAATGCATTGGAAGAAGCTCTGAGAAGTTGTGAGAGTATAAATAACTCAATCCAGAATGTAACAGAGCCAATCTCGCCAAAGACTCATGGTCCTCAAGGCTCCGAAGGAGAGAACCAAGGCAACAACAATATcgagacaaataaaaaaaatggtgtaTCCAAGAAAGGACAG GTGCATTCGGAGCCAGAGGCCATAACCATTGGGATGCAAGAAAGCTGGCAACAAGTG GCAGAACTCACCTCAAGAGCTCCAAACTTCGATGGTTATTATGGCAGTCAACAAATTGTTCTAGGAATG GGGCAGCTAAACACGATACCCTCCAGCCGTGAAGAATATCATAGCAATCAGCTTATGCCAAGGCTG GGTCTAATAAACTCAATCGTGCCCATCCATGATTCTCACTACATGACTGAGCAAAGACTGCATGCGGTG GCGCAGTTGCATTTCAGACCACAATCTATTCCGAGTTATTTTGACATTCAGGATGGTTTGCAAGATGTG GACCAGTCTACTGTGGGAACCAATCAACAACATGGCTTGTCATCAAAACATTTGCATTCTAAACACCCATCTCATCAGTAG
- the LOC137725897 gene encoding UDP-N-acetylglucosamine diphosphorylase 1-like, with product MREPASDVTSAPPPPQGLLERLKDYGQEDAFALWDELSPDERQLLVNEIESLDLSRIDRIIRCSLRSHGLPTAAIEPVPESNVSSVEERTLEDRERWWKMGLKAIYEGKLGVLLLSGGQGTRLGSSDPKGCFNIGLPSGKSLFQLQAERILCVQRLAAQAINEGSAAPLQIHWYILTSPFTDESTRKFFESHKYFGLESDQVTFFQQGTIPCVSKDGRFIMETPYRVAKAPDGNGGVYSAIKSSRLLEDMATRGIKYVDCYGVDNALVRVADPTFLGYFIDKGVSAAAKVVRKAYPQEKVGVFVRRGKGGPLTVVEYSEMDSSLASAINQETGRLRFCWSNVCLHMFTLDFLNQVANGLEKDSIYHLAEKKIPSIHGQSMGFKLEQFIFDAFPYAPSTVLFEVLREEEFAPVKHANGSNFDTPDSARLLVLRLHTRWVVAAGGFLTHSVPLYATGVEVSPLCSYGGENLEAICRGRTFHAPCEITF from the exons atgagggagCCAGCGAGCGACGTGACGTCGGCGCCACCGCCGCCTCAGGGGTTACTGGAGAGGCTCAAGGATTACGGCCAAGAAGACGCCTTTGCCCTCTGGGACGAGCTCTCCCCCGACGAACGCCAGCTTCTCGTCAATGAAATCGAG AGTTTGGATCTTTCGAGAATCGATCGGATCATACGGTGTTCGCTTCGATCTCACG GGCTGCCGACGGCGGCGATTGAGCCGGTGCCGGAGAGTAATGTGTCGTCGGTGGAGGAGCGAACGCTCGAAGACAGAGAGAGGTGGtggaagatgggattgaaaGCCATCTACGAGGGAAAGTTGGGTGTCCTACTTTTGTCCGGTGGACAG GGAACCCGGCTTGGAAGTTCAGACCCGAAAGGATGCTTCA ACATTGGACTTCCATCTGGAAAGTCACTCTTTCAACTCCAAGCTGAGCGGATTTTGTGCGTCCAAAGACTAGCTGCTCAAGCTATAAATGAGG GTTCTGCTGCTCCACTGCAAATACACTGGTATATCCTGACCAGTCCATTTACTGATGAATCCACACGGAAATTTTTTGAAAGTCATAAATACTTTGGTCTCGAATCTGACCAG GTCACCTTCTTTCAGCAAGGTACCATACCTTGTGTTTCAAAGGATGGCAGATTTATCATGGAAACTCCATACAGA GTAGCTAAGGCTCCGGATGGGAATGGAGGAGTATATTCAG CTATAAAATCATCAAGATTATTAGAAGATATGGCTACAAGAGGAATTAAATATGTGGATTGCTATGGAGTTGACAATGCACTG GTTCGTGTAGCTGATCCAACGTTCTTGGGATATTTCATTGATAAAGGTGTTTCAGCTGCTGCAAAAGTTGTTCGTAAG GCATACCCACAAGAAAAGGTTGGTGTGTTTGTACGTCGAGGAAAAGGGGGACCTCTAACTGTGGTTGAATACAGTGAGATGGACTCATCTCTGGCATCTGCAATCAATCAAGAAACTGGACGTCTTCGTTTTTGTTGGAGTAAT GTGTGTTTGCACATGTTTACCCTGGATTTTCTAAACCAAGTGGCTAATGGCCTTGAGAAGGATAGCAT TTACCATCTTGCTGAGAAGAAAATTCCTTCGATCCATGGACAGTCAATGGGATTCAAACTAGAGCAATTCATATTTGATGCGTTTCCCTACGCTCCCTCAACTGTGCTTTTTGAG GTATTGCGTGAAGAAGAGTTTGCACCAGTAAAACATGCAAACGGGTCGAATTTTGACACTCCAGATAGTGCTAGGCTTCTTGTTCTCCGACTTCACACTCGTTGGGTAGTTGCCGCTGGCGGATTCTTAACACATTCAGTGCCTCTATATGCAACTG GTGTAGAGGTTTCACCTCTTTGTTCATACGGTGGAGAAAACCTCGAAGCTATTTGCCGCGGAAGAACCTTCCATGCCCCTTGCGAGATAACATTCTAA